A region from the Halobellus litoreus genome encodes:
- a CDS encoding DUF424 domain-containing protein yields MLLRERQTSDGLLVSVCDPECLGETYSEGEIELDVTEAFYGGEQARDADAETVVDSLTRASVANLVGERAVTVAIDAGIVDEERVLSVDGTLHAQLLWM; encoded by the coding sequence ATGCTCCTCCGCGAACGACAGACGTCGGACGGCCTGCTCGTCTCCGTCTGCGACCCCGAGTGCCTGGGCGAGACCTACTCGGAGGGCGAGATCGAACTCGACGTGACCGAGGCGTTCTACGGCGGCGAGCAGGCCCGGGACGCCGATGCGGAGACCGTCGTCGACAGCCTCACCCGCGCCAGCGTCGCCAACCTGGTCGGCGAGCGCGCCGTCACCGTCGCGATCGACGCCGGCATCGTCGACGAGGAGCGCGTGCTCTCGGTCGACGGCACGCTGCACGCGCAGTTGCTGTGGATGTAG
- the pspAB gene encoding PspA-associated protein PspAB: MGLFDTIRTVLGTNAEADATRDADPEDLFGMSTAYVTMEADLGFVSVGAAALCFSGVDSTDFAETVDDVEAILRAGEEETGTEFELREDSHGWEWVVLRDDDPEDLVTSVHFAADEFIERGYGSRILAAVFGFERIEDRRGGDDGDADRAYWIYSFRRGAYYPFAPKRGKERDQRLEFKLESMLDGELGLEDDESYWYPMWPDRDGGHPWE; encoded by the coding sequence ATGGGACTCTTCGACACGATCCGAACCGTCCTCGGCACGAACGCCGAGGCGGACGCGACGCGCGACGCCGACCCGGAGGACCTCTTCGGGATGAGCACCGCCTACGTCACGATGGAGGCCGACCTCGGGTTCGTCTCCGTCGGCGCCGCGGCGCTCTGTTTCTCGGGCGTCGACAGCACTGACTTCGCCGAGACCGTCGACGACGTCGAGGCGATCCTCCGCGCCGGCGAGGAGGAGACCGGCACGGAGTTCGAACTCCGCGAGGACAGCCACGGCTGGGAGTGGGTCGTCCTCCGCGACGACGACCCCGAAGACCTGGTGACGAGCGTCCACTTCGCGGCCGACGAGTTCATCGAGCGGGGCTACGGCTCGCGGATCCTCGCCGCGGTCTTCGGCTTCGAGCGGATCGAAGACCGTCGTGGTGGCGACGACGGCGACGCCGACCGCGCCTACTGGATCTACTCGTTCCGGCGGGGCGCGTACTACCCGTTCGCCCCGAAGCGCGGCAAGGAGCGGGACCAGCGTCTGGAGTTCAAGCTGGAGTCGATGCTCGACGGCGAGTTGGGACTGGAGGACGACGAGTCCTACTGGTACCCGATGTGGCCCGACCGCGACGGCGGCCATCCCTGGGAGTGA
- the radA gene encoding DNA repair and recombination protein RadA, with the protein MPEDDLESLPGVGPATADKLTDSGFESYQAIAVASPGEMSNTADVGESTAADIINAARDAADIGGFETGATVLERREKIGKLSWLIPEVDELLGGGIETQSITEVYGEFGAGKSQVTHQMAVNVQLPEEHGGLGGSCIFIDSEDTFRPERIDDMIRGLDDEIIAELLERREIEGSPGDEETMNDLLDSFLDHIHVAKAFNSNHQILLAEKAKELARDNEEAEFPVRLLCVDSLTAHFRAEYVGRGELAERQQKLNKHLHDLMRIGDLYNTAVLVTNQVASNPDSYFGDPTQPIGGNILGHTSTFRMYLRKSKGDKRIVKLVDAPNLADGEAVMRVQDGGLKPE; encoded by the coding sequence ATGCCAGAAGACGACCTCGAGAGTCTTCCCGGAGTGGGCCCCGCGACAGCAGACAAACTGACCGACTCGGGATTCGAGAGCTATCAGGCGATCGCCGTCGCGAGCCCGGGAGAGATGTCCAACACCGCCGACGTCGGCGAGTCGACGGCGGCCGACATCATCAACGCCGCCCGCGACGCCGCCGACATCGGCGGGTTCGAGACGGGCGCGACCGTCCTCGAACGGCGCGAGAAGATCGGGAAGCTCTCGTGGCTGATCCCCGAGGTCGACGAACTGCTGGGCGGCGGCATCGAGACGCAGTCGATCACCGAGGTGTACGGCGAGTTCGGAGCGGGCAAGTCGCAGGTCACGCACCAGATGGCCGTCAACGTCCAACTGCCGGAGGAACACGGCGGCCTCGGCGGTTCGTGCATCTTCATCGACTCCGAGGACACGTTCCGACCAGAGCGGATCGACGACATGATCCGCGGCCTCGACGACGAGATCATCGCCGAACTGCTGGAGCGACGCGAGATCGAGGGGTCACCCGGCGACGAGGAGACGATGAACGACCTCCTGGACAGCTTCCTCGACCACATCCACGTCGCGAAGGCGTTCAACTCCAACCACCAGATCCTGCTGGCGGAGAAGGCCAAAGAGCTCGCCCGCGACAACGAAGAGGCGGAGTTCCCCGTCCGCCTGCTCTGCGTCGACTCGCTCACCGCGCACTTCCGGGCGGAGTACGTCGGCCGCGGCGAACTCGCCGAGCGGCAGCAGAAACTCAACAAGCACCTCCACGACCTGATGCGCATCGGCGACCTCTACAACACGGCCGTGCTGGTGACGAATCAGGTCGCTTCCAACCCCGACTCGTACTTCGGCGACCCGACCCAGCCGATCGGCGGCAACATCCTCGGACACACCTCGACGTTCCGGATGTATCTCCGGAAGTCGAAGGGCGATAAGCGGATCGTCAAACTCGTCGACGCGCCGAACCTCGCCGACGGCGAGGCCGTGATGCGCGTCCAGGACGGCGGGCTCAAGCCCGAATAG
- a CDS encoding mechanosensitive ion channel domain-containing protein, producing the protein MTTAGGFVFQTIQRAINEFGAGIQQAAPKLLTGAVFLLLAYVGIRLVTGALGRALAAIYPDEQGLIVDLGVTLVGIFLWFGAALTLLEILGMGEIAASLGTAAGFVALGVSYALSNMIADTVAGVYLLRDPDFNPGDEVKSDPVTGVVTAIELRKTRFRDEEGRTVVVANRDVEKKWTQLDAGHDADTSD; encoded by the coding sequence ATGACCACAGCAGGCGGGTTCGTTTTCCAGACGATCCAACGGGCGATCAACGAGTTCGGGGCGGGGATACAGCAGGCCGCGCCGAAGCTCCTCACGGGAGCCGTCTTTCTCCTGCTGGCGTACGTCGGAATCCGACTGGTGACCGGCGCGCTCGGCCGGGCGCTCGCGGCGATCTACCCCGACGAACAGGGTCTCATCGTCGATCTCGGCGTGACGCTCGTCGGGATCTTCCTGTGGTTCGGAGCCGCGCTGACGCTGCTCGAGATCCTCGGGATGGGCGAGATCGCGGCGAGTCTCGGGACTGCGGCCGGCTTCGTCGCGCTCGGCGTCTCCTACGCGCTCTCGAACATGATCGCCGACACCGTCGCGGGGGTGTACCTGCTCCGCGATCCGGACTTCAACCCCGGCGACGAGGTGAAATCTGACCCGGTCACCGGCGTCGTGACCGCGATCGAACTGCGGAAGACGCGCTTTCGAGACGAAGAGGGGCGGACCGTCGTCGTCGCGAACCGCGACGTCGAGAAGAAGTGGACGCAGTTGGACGCCGGTCACGACGCCGACACGTCGGACTGA
- a CDS encoding helix-turn-helix domain-containing protein, producing the protein MSDIKAVVQVEHPDIVLTETVTHDRSSKVKSVSEAGTDPTSGKFFYHIESSDFGQFEDGLRNDRTIGEFERVSETRDEKAIYSFEYTDEAKILSPIISAANGVILDMENDGSAWILTIWMPERTDLVHLWDYAQQNGIDIELLRVNEYASLGDTDAGLTDSQREALLVAVETGYFEEPRNATLSEVAATLDISQPAASGLLRRGIKRLIVSSLMEDSEKPE; encoded by the coding sequence ATGAGTGATATTAAAGCGGTCGTCCAAGTCGAGCACCCCGACATAGTTCTCACAGAAACAGTCACGCACGACAGGAGCTCGAAAGTCAAGTCGGTGTCGGAGGCAGGAACTGACCCGACGTCGGGAAAATTCTTCTATCACATCGAGTCGTCCGACTTCGGCCAGTTCGAAGACGGACTGCGGAACGATAGGACCATCGGCGAGTTCGAGCGAGTCAGTGAAACCAGAGACGAGAAGGCGATCTACAGCTTCGAGTACACAGACGAAGCGAAGATCCTTTCACCGATAATTTCGGCGGCGAACGGGGTCATCCTCGATATGGAGAACGACGGGAGCGCTTGGATCCTCACTATATGGATGCCCGAGCGGACGGATCTCGTCCACCTCTGGGACTATGCACAGCAGAACGGTATCGATATCGAGTTACTGCGCGTGAACGAATACGCCAGTTTAGGGGATACGGACGCTGGGTTGACCGACAGCCAACGAGAAGCCCTCCTCGTCGCAGTCGAAACGGGATATTTCGAAGAACCGCGGAACGCGACGCTCAGCGAGGTCGCGGCCACCCTGGATATCTCCCAACCCGCAGCCAGTGGTCTCCTTCGACGCGGAATCAAGCGACTCATCGTCTCGTCCCTGATGGAGGACAGTGAAAAGCCGGAGTGA
- a CDS encoding DUF7317 family protein, protein MYTHGLNTAMTLYRNGTLTLSQAASRAGRSRDAFATALVRHGISVRENHVRSRTAEESLRAD, encoded by the coding sequence ATGTACACCCACGGGCTGAACACGGCGATGACCCTGTACCGGAACGGAACACTGACGCTCTCACAGGCGGCGTCTCGGGCGGGCCGCTCGAGGGACGCGTTCGCCACGGCGCTCGTGCGGCACGGCATTTCCGTTCGCGAGAATCATGTTCGCTCGCGGACTGCGGAGGAATCGCTTCGGGCCGACTGA
- a CDS encoding helicase C-terminal domain-containing protein, which translates to MDPDRIPSSFPAPSYRGAQEEALSDIRDAFAAGNDVVLVRAPTGSGKSLLARAIAGAAATTDDVSPAEATDAYYTTPQVSQLDDVAEDPLLDDLNVIRGKSNYTCILNGETDTPVDRAPCARHSGFDCSVRHRCPYFSDRAIASNRRIAAMTLAYFMQTAGSDVFRKRDVVVIDEAHGLSEWAEMYATVDLNPRTVPVWDDVGIPDVAADGDPLERTVRFAETLAGVAERAKDELLRKPELTPEEAARRDRLQELRSELQWFVEDYRNPESPTTWVVDQPDGEGSAITIKPLDPARYLHHTVWDRGNKFALLSATILNKASFCRGVGLDPASVALVDVEHTFPVENRPLYDVTRGKMTYDERDETLPKVARTLVRIMANHPDEKGLVHCHSYAIQSELRRRLAQLGLGGRVRVHDREDRDAELESWKTTDDPDVFLSVKMEEALDLDGELCRWQVVCKAPYLNTNDSRVERRLEDGQWAWYRRAALRTVIQACGRVVRSPEDYGATYLADSSLLDLFERTRSDMPGWFREQVDRLSEPDLPEFDQVAAGGASGSAAGSGRSKSSATNRRRTSNRSGGRSATGSSRSTGPSGERATSDGASDDDRSNHPLSDVWGDG; encoded by the coding sequence GTGGACCCCGATCGGATTCCCTCGTCGTTTCCGGCCCCGAGCTACCGCGGCGCGCAGGAGGAGGCGCTGTCGGACATCCGCGACGCGTTCGCCGCCGGGAACGACGTCGTCCTCGTCCGCGCGCCGACGGGGAGCGGGAAGTCCCTTCTCGCGCGGGCGATCGCGGGCGCGGCGGCGACGACCGACGACGTCTCGCCCGCCGAGGCGACCGACGCGTACTACACCACGCCGCAGGTCTCCCAACTCGACGACGTCGCCGAGGACCCGCTGCTCGACGACCTGAACGTGATCAGGGGGAAGTCGAACTACACGTGCATCCTGAACGGCGAGACCGACACGCCGGTCGACCGCGCCCCGTGCGCGAGACACTCGGGCTTCGACTGCTCGGTCCGGCACCGCTGTCCGTACTTCTCCGACCGGGCGATCGCTTCTAACCGCCGCATCGCGGCGATGACGCTGGCGTACTTTATGCAGACCGCCGGATCCGACGTCTTCCGGAAGCGCGACGTCGTCGTGATCGACGAGGCGCACGGCCTCTCGGAGTGGGCGGAGATGTACGCGACCGTGGATCTGAACCCGCGGACGGTGCCGGTGTGGGACGACGTGGGGATTCCGGACGTCGCCGCCGACGGCGATCCGCTCGAACGGACCGTGCGCTTCGCCGAGACGCTCGCCGGTGTGGCCGAGCGCGCGAAGGACGAGTTGCTCAGAAAGCCCGAACTGACGCCCGAAGAGGCGGCGCGGCGCGACCGGTTACAGGAACTTCGCTCGGAACTCCAGTGGTTCGTCGAGGACTACCGAAACCCCGAGAGCCCGACGACCTGGGTCGTCGACCAGCCCGACGGCGAGGGGAGCGCGATCACGATCAAGCCGCTCGATCCGGCGCGCTACCTCCATCACACGGTCTGGGACCGCGGCAACAAGTTCGCGCTCCTGTCGGCGACGATCCTGAATAAGGCGTCGTTCTGTCGGGGCGTCGGCCTCGACCCTGCGAGCGTCGCCCTCGTCGACGTCGAGCACACCTTTCCGGTCGAGAACCGCCCGCTGTACGACGTGACTCGGGGGAAGATGACGTACGACGAGCGCGACGAGACGCTCCCGAAGGTGGCGCGAACGCTCGTCCGAATTATGGCGAACCACCCGGACGAGAAGGGCCTCGTGCACTGTCACTCCTACGCGATCCAGTCGGAACTCCGCCGCCGGCTCGCCCAACTCGGCCTCGGGGGTCGCGTTCGCGTGCACGACCGAGAGGACCGCGACGCCGAACTGGAGTCCTGGAAGACGACCGACGACCCCGACGTCTTCCTCTCGGTCAAGATGGAGGAGGCCTTAGACCTCGACGGTGAGCTCTGTCGCTGGCAGGTCGTCTGCAAGGCGCCGTACCTCAACACGAACGACTCGCGGGTCGAACGCCGGCTCGAAGACGGGCAGTGGGCGTGGTACCGGCGCGCGGCGCTCCGAACCGTCATCCAGGCGTGCGGCCGCGTCGTCCGTTCGCCGGAGGACTACGGTGCGACCTACCTGGCCGACTCGTCGCTGCTCGACCTGTTCGAGCGGACGCGGAGCGATATGCCGGGGTGGTTCCGCGAGCAGGTCGATCGACTGTCGGAACCGGACCTCCCCGAGTTCGATCAGGTCGCGGCCGGCGGTGCGTCCGGTTCAGCTGCGGGATCGGGCCGCTCGAAATCGTCGGCGACGAACCGTCGCCGGACGTCGAACCGAAGCGGCGGACGATCGGCGACGGGGTCGTCGCGGTCGACGGGACCGAGCGGAGAGCGCGCTACTTCCGACGGAGCCAGTGACGACGACCGGTCGAATCACCCGCTCTCGGACGTCTGGGGGGACGGGTAG
- the sufU gene encoding Fe-S cluster assembly sulfur transfer protein SufU — protein sequence MGMGSDMYRQQILDHYKNPRNKGEMSDPDFSHTGENPSCGDTITVNVRLEDDDETIEYVTFTGDGCAISQASASMLSEKLRGLTLSELDAMDTDDVTEMLGVDISPMRIKCAVLARQVAQDGAKIHEGDVDIDETTTEE from the coding sequence ATGGGAATGGGCTCGGATATGTATCGGCAGCAGATTCTGGATCACTACAAGAACCCCCGGAACAAGGGCGAGATGTCCGATCCGGACTTCTCACACACCGGGGAGAACCCCTCCTGCGGCGATACGATCACGGTGAACGTCAGACTCGAAGACGACGACGAGACCATCGAGTACGTGACGTTCACCGGCGACGGCTGTGCGATCAGCCAGGCCTCCGCGAGTATGCTCTCGGAGAAACTCCGGGGACTGACGCTGTCGGAACTCGACGCGATGGACACCGACGACGTGACGGAGATGCTCGGCGTCGACATCTCCCCGATGCGGATCAAGTGCGCCGTGCTCGCCCGGCAGGTGGCCCAGGACGGCGCGAAGATTCACGAGGGCGACGTCGATATCGACGAGACGACGACTGAGGAGTAG
- the sufS gene encoding bifunctional cysteine desulfurase/selenocysteine lyase SufS — MRTQEQYPIDVEAIREDFPILDRQVGGDIETPGEGPDDTRPLVYLDNAATSQTPKPVVESIVDYYYGYNSNVHRGIHHLSQEASVAYEAAHDRVAEFIGAEGREEIVFTKNTTESLNLVAYAWGLAELGPGDTVVLTEMEHHASLVTWQQIAKKTGASVEYIRVDDDGRLDMDHAAELIDDSTAMVSAVHVSNTLGTVVPVGDLADLAHDHDAYVFVDGAQSVPTRPVDVGEIDADFLAFSGHKMLGPTGIGVLYGKEEILDSMQPYLYGGEMIRSVTYEDSTWEDLPWKFEAGTPVIAQGIALHAAIDYLDEIGMERVQAHEELLAAYAYDRLTEFDDVEVYGPPGDDRGGLVAFNLDGVHAHDLSSILNDHGVAIRAGDHCTQPLHDKLGVPASTRASFYVYNEKSEIDALVDAVDDARQLFA, encoded by the coding sequence ATGAGAACGCAGGAACAGTATCCGATCGACGTGGAAGCCATCCGCGAGGACTTCCCGATTCTCGATCGACAGGTCGGCGGCGACATCGAGACCCCGGGCGAGGGTCCCGACGACACCCGGCCGCTCGTCTACCTCGACAACGCCGCGACCAGTCAGACGCCGAAGCCCGTCGTCGAGTCCATCGTCGACTACTACTACGGGTACAACTCGAACGTCCACCGCGGCATCCACCACCTGAGCCAGGAGGCCTCCGTCGCCTACGAGGCGGCCCACGACCGCGTCGCGGAGTTCATCGGCGCCGAGGGGCGTGAGGAGATCGTCTTCACGAAGAACACCACCGAGTCGCTGAACCTCGTCGCCTACGCGTGGGGACTCGCCGAGTTGGGGCCGGGCGATACGGTCGTCCTGACCGAGATGGAACACCACGCCTCTTTGGTCACCTGGCAGCAGATCGCGAAGAAGACCGGCGCGAGCGTCGAGTACATTCGGGTCGACGACGACGGCCGGCTGGATATGGATCACGCCGCCGAACTGATCGACGACTCGACCGCGATGGTCTCGGCCGTGCACGTCTCGAACACGCTCGGGACGGTCGTCCCGGTCGGCGACCTGGCGGACCTGGCGCACGACCACGACGCGTACGTCTTCGTCGACGGCGCGCAGTCGGTCCCGACCCGTCCCGTGGACGTCGGCGAGATCGACGCCGACTTCCTCGCGTTCTCGGGGCACAAGATGCTCGGGCCGACCGGCATCGGCGTGCTCTACGGGAAAGAAGAGATCCTCGACTCGATGCAGCCGTACCTCTACGGCGGCGAGATGATCCGCAGCGTCACCTACGAGGACTCGACGTGGGAGGACCTCCCCTGGAAGTTCGAGGCCGGCACGCCGGTCATCGCGCAGGGGATTGCCCTGCACGCCGCGATCGACTACCTCGACGAGATCGGGATGGAGCGCGTCCAGGCTCACGAGGAACTGCTCGCGGCGTACGCCTACGACCGGCTGACCGAGTTCGACGACGTCGAGGTCTACGGCCCGCCCGGCGACGACCGCGGCGGACTGGTCGCGTTCAACCTCGACGGCGTGCACGCCCACGACCTCTCGAGCATCCTCAACGACCACGGCGTCGCGATCCGCGCCGGCGACCACTGTACCCAGCCGTTACACGACAAACTCGGCGTGCCCGCCTCGACCCGCGCGTCGTTCTACGTGTACAACGAGAAGTCCGAGATCGACGCGCTCGTCGACGCTGTCGACGACGCCCGGCAGCTGTTCGCCTGA
- a CDS encoding 60S ribosomal export protein NMD3, whose amino-acid sequence MSSGDFCPRCGDPVPEREDPLPGEPRERDAVLCDDCYFEDFDLVDAPDRIEVRVCSQCGAVYEGNRWVDVDAEDYTDVAIEQVTEALGIHLKAEDVRWGVEPEQIDENTIRMHCTFGGIVRDTYREETVTVPVYISRQTCERCGRIAGGYYASIVQVRAEDRTPTAEEEERAVEIAESYIAEREATGDREAFISEITETDDGTDIKISTNQMGGGVAKRIVRELGGNVEEYPTLVTEDGDGNEVYRVTYAVRLPKFTPGDVVNPDDDEGPVLVRSVRGNLKGVRLTSGEPYEAAFEEGETPDARLIGTADEAAETTVVAVEDEYAIQVLDPETYESKTISRPSYVDSDADTVSVLKSRAGLHILPAGDAGSENDE is encoded by the coding sequence ATGAGTTCGGGAGACTTCTGCCCTCGCTGTGGGGATCCGGTTCCGGAGCGCGAGGACCCGCTCCCCGGTGAACCTCGCGAGCGCGACGCCGTCCTCTGTGACGACTGTTACTTCGAGGACTTCGATCTCGTCGACGCGCCCGACCGGATCGAGGTCCGCGTCTGTTCGCAGTGCGGCGCGGTCTACGAGGGCAACCGCTGGGTCGACGTCGACGCCGAAGATTACACCGACGTCGCGATCGAGCAGGTGACCGAGGCCCTCGGCATCCACCTGAAGGCCGAGGACGTCCGCTGGGGCGTCGAGCCCGAACAGATCGACGAGAACACCATCCGGATGCACTGCACGTTCGGTGGCATCGTCCGCGACACCTACCGCGAGGAGACCGTGACGGTCCCGGTCTACATCTCCCGACAGACCTGCGAGCGCTGCGGCCGGATCGCCGGCGGCTACTACGCCAGCATCGTCCAAGTGCGGGCCGAGGACCGGACGCCGACCGCCGAAGAGGAAGAACGCGCGGTCGAGATCGCGGAGTCCTACATCGCAGAGCGCGAGGCGACGGGCGACCGCGAGGCGTTCATCTCCGAGATCACCGAAACTGACGACGGCACCGACATCAAGATCTCGACGAACCAGATGGGTGGCGGCGTCGCGAAGCGGATCGTCCGGGAACTCGGCGGCAACGTCGAGGAGTACCCGACGCTCGTGACGGAGGACGGCGACGGCAACGAGGTCTACCGGGTGACCTACGCCGTTCGGCTCCCGAAGTTCACGCCCGGTGACGTGGTGAACCCCGACGACGACGAGGGGCCAGTGCTGGTGAGGAGCGTCCGCGGGAACCTCAAGGGCGTTCGGCTCACCTCCGGCGAGCCCTACGAGGCCGCCTTCGAAGAGGGCGAGACCCCCGACGCCCGCCTGATCGGGACCGCCGACGAGGCGGCCGAGACGACCGTCGTGGCCGTCGAGGACGAGTACGCGATCCAGGTGCTCGATCCCGAGACGTACGAATCGAAGACCATCTCGCGGCCGTCGTACGTCGACAGCGACGCCGACACCGTGTCGGTGTTGAAAAGTCGTGCCGGCCTACACATTCTTCCCGCCGGAGACGCGGGCAGCGAGAACGACGAATAA
- the htpX gene encoding zinc metalloprotease HtpX: protein MEWKPDWGLRGRMVLTMFLLFALYLVFVGALWQTNSFVFLPLMGVFVLAQFFFSDKLALYSMGAKKVSEEEYPELHATVSRLSQQADLPKPTVAVADSRVPNAFAAGRSQKKSTVCVTTGLLRTLDRDELEGVIAHELAHVKNRDVMVMTIASFLSTVAFMIVRMGFWFGGGRNRQGGGGFLVAIVASLVVWIVSFFLIRALSRYREFAADRGGALITGRPSALASALLKIDGRMDKVPKEDLREQSEMNAFFIVPLKSDVIGRLFSTHPATEKRVDRLRNLERELESR from the coding sequence ATGGAGTGGAAACCCGACTGGGGACTCAGGGGCCGGATGGTCCTCACGATGTTCCTGCTTTTCGCCCTCTATCTCGTCTTCGTGGGGGCGCTGTGGCAGACGAACTCGTTCGTCTTCCTCCCGCTGATGGGCGTGTTCGTCCTCGCACAGTTCTTCTTCAGCGACAAACTGGCGCTGTACAGTATGGGCGCGAAGAAGGTCTCCGAGGAGGAGTATCCGGAGCTTCACGCGACGGTGTCGCGGCTCAGCCAGCAGGCCGACCTGCCGAAGCCCACCGTCGCCGTCGCCGACTCGCGCGTCCCGAACGCCTTCGCGGCCGGGCGTTCGCAGAAAAAGTCGACGGTCTGCGTGACGACCGGCCTCCTCCGGACGCTCGACCGCGACGAACTGGAAGGCGTGATCGCCCACGAACTCGCGCACGTGAAGAACCGCGACGTGATGGTGATGACCATCGCGTCGTTCCTCTCGACGGTCGCGTTCATGATCGTCCGGATGGGCTTCTGGTTCGGCGGCGGGCGGAACCGCCAGGGCGGCGGCGGCTTCCTCGTCGCCATCGTCGCCTCGCTCGTCGTCTGGATCGTCTCGTTCTTCCTGATCCGCGCGCTCTCGCGGTACCGCGAGTTCGCGGCCGATCGAGGGGGTGCGCTCATCACGGGCCGGCCCTCGGCGCTCGCCTCCGCGCTCCTGAAGATCGACGGCCGGATGGACAAGGTCCCGAAGGAGGACCTCCGCGAGCAGTCGGAGATGAACGCGTTCTTCATCGTGCCGCTGAAGAGCGACGTCATCGGACGACTGTTCAGCACCCACCCGGCGACCGAGAAGCGCGTCGACCGCCTGCGCAACCTCGAACGCGAACTGGAGTCGCGGTGA
- a CDS encoding glycine cleavage T C-terminal barrel domain-containing protein has protein sequence MSREQHHPNHHSVDQSDRTVPRNLRQTGDADVDLVISNRVRKSPFWHLSVEEGCHEATVYNHMYHPRAFIDPEDGGSKAEYDLLVNDVALWDVAVERQIRVKGPDAESFVNYVITRDATDIEPMRGKYAICCNYDGGILNDFVLLRPEEDEFWFSIADADLLQWLQGVTVGNDFAVDIDEIDVSPMQIQGPKSPDVIESLIDDPVEDVPYYGLLEATINDVPVLVSQTGFSGEAGFEIYVREATTNAEAVWNPVLETVKDHGGAAAPVNGRRRIAAGILSLGQDMDHETSPFQVNLGYQVPDDKDADYVGKAELERQKEAIENGEFPFTHKLVGLKMAGDPILEWASDYWLVSDPETGEECGYLTSAGWNPDLEANLGLGFVPAEKLQSATDVPLDDSIYDADIDLEFEVHLPDEYAETPGEPVYATLAKVPFKESVNPSAREQAKIHARDRMDE, from the coding sequence ATGTCGAGAGAGCAACACCATCCGAACCACCACAGTGTGGACCAATCGGATCGCACCGTTCCCAGGAATCTGCGTCAAACTGGCGACGCAGACGTCGACCTCGTGATCTCGAACCGGGTCCGCAAGTCCCCGTTCTGGCACCTCTCCGTCGAGGAGGGCTGCCACGAGGCGACGGTGTACAACCATATGTATCACCCTCGGGCGTTCATCGACCCCGAGGACGGCGGGTCGAAAGCCGAGTACGACCTGCTGGTCAACGACGTCGCGCTGTGGGACGTCGCGGTCGAGCGCCAGATTCGCGTCAAAGGCCCCGACGCCGAGTCGTTCGTCAACTACGTCATCACGCGGGACGCGACCGACATCGAGCCGATGCGTGGCAAGTACGCCATCTGCTGCAACTACGACGGCGGTATCCTCAACGACTTCGTCCTGTTACGACCCGAGGAGGACGAGTTCTGGTTCTCCATCGCCGACGCCGACCTGTTGCAGTGGTTGCAAGGTGTCACGGTCGGGAACGACTTCGCGGTCGACATCGACGAGATCGACGTCTCGCCGATGCAGATTCAGGGCCCGAAATCGCCCGACGTGATCGAGTCGCTCATCGATGACCCGGTCGAAGACGTGCCGTACTACGGGCTGTTGGAAGCGACTATCAACGACGTCCCCGTGTTAGTGAGCCAAACGGGCTTCTCCGGAGAGGCGGGGTTCGAGATCTACGTCCGCGAGGCGACGACGAACGCCGAAGCAGTGTGGAACCCGGTACTCGAAACGGTCAAGGACCACGGCGGTGCCGCGGCGCCGGTAAACGGTCGGCGGCGGATCGCTGCCGGAATCCTGTCGCTGGGACAGGATATGGACCACGAGACGTCGCCGTTCCAAGTCAATCTCGGCTATCAGGTCCCCGACGACAAGGACGCGGACTACGTCGGCAAAGCCGAACTGGAACGCCAGAAGGAAGCCATCGAAAACGGCGAGTTCCCGTTCACGCACAAACTGGTCGGGCTGAAAATGGCAGGCGACCCGATTCTGGAGTGGGCCTCGGATTACTGGCTCGTTTCGGACCCGGAGACGGGCGAGGAGTGTGGATACCTGACGTCTGCGGGATGGAATCCGGATCTCGAGGCCAACCTGGGCCTCGGATTCGTGCCAGCGGAGAAACTGCAGTCCGCGACCGACGTGCCGCTCGACGACTCGATCTACGACGCCGACATCGACCTGGAGTTCGAGGTACACCTCCCGGACGAGTACGCCGAGACGCCCGGCGAACCCGTCTATGCGACGCTGGCGAAGGTGCCGTTCAAAGAGTCGGTCAATCCCAGCGCTCGCGAGCAGGCCAAGATACACGCCAGGGACCGTATGGACGAGTGA